One genomic window of Gammaproteobacteria bacterium includes the following:
- the hflX gene encoding ribosome rescue GTPase HflX — protein MQEATVLVHVDFDQVHEAEYISEFRELAVSAGALPVALVRGARDAPDPKYFVGKGKAEEILEQLKATHAELVLFNHVLSPAQKRNLEKLFQCRVLDRTELILDIFAQRARTFEGKLQVELARLQYLATRLVRGWTHLERQKGGIGLRGGPGETQLEVDRRLLRKRIEMISVRLEKVRRQRDLSRRSRRRSAIPSLSLVGYTNAGKSTLFNKLTEADVYVANQLFATLDPTLRRVAFPEIGPVVLADTVGFIRDLPHHLVDAFRATLEEVLEADLLLHVIDAHNPERQLYIEQVDKVVKQIGAEKVPQLQIFNKLDLLPDQTPRIDRDPEGRPFRVWVSAETGAGLSLVHQALGELLCNDWVNEEIHLTAAQGKLRAALYKLGAVVSERLEEDGGYMLLIKLPRDEYEKLMRG, from the coding sequence TTGCAAGAAGCAACTGTATTGGTACATGTCGATTTCGATCAGGTGCATGAAGCAGAGTATATCTCCGAGTTTCGTGAGCTTGCGGTTTCTGCAGGGGCTTTACCTGTGGCATTGGTTCGCGGTGCGCGTGACGCGCCTGACCCTAAATACTTTGTTGGCAAGGGTAAAGCAGAAGAAATTCTCGAACAACTCAAAGCCACTCACGCGGAATTGGTTTTATTCAATCACGTACTATCCCCAGCGCAAAAACGTAATTTGGAAAAATTATTCCAATGTCGGGTGTTGGATAGAACGGAATTGATTTTAGACATATTCGCGCAACGCGCTCGCACTTTTGAGGGAAAGCTGCAGGTGGAATTGGCGCGTTTACAGTATTTAGCTACGCGATTGGTGCGTGGTTGGACGCATTTAGAGCGCCAAAAAGGCGGTATTGGTTTACGCGGTGGTCCAGGTGAAACTCAGCTGGAAGTTGACCGGCGTTTACTGAGAAAACGCATAGAGATGATTAGTGTGCGCCTAGAAAAAGTGCGCAGACAACGCGATTTAAGCCGTCGATCACGCCGTCGCTCCGCTATACCCAGCTTATCACTCGTGGGTTACACTAATGCGGGTAAATCTACCTTGTTTAATAAATTAACCGAGGCAGATGTTTATGTGGCTAATCAATTATTCGCCACGTTGGACCCTACTTTGCGGCGTGTAGCTTTCCCCGAAATCGGTCCCGTTGTGTTAGCGGATACGGTGGGATTTATTCGCGATTTACCCCATCACTTAGTTGATGCTTTTAGAGCCACTTTAGAAGAAGTTCTGGAGGCGGATTTATTGTTGCACGTCATTGATGCGCATAATCCAGAGCGGCAGTTGTATATAGAGCAGGTAGATAAAGTGGTCAAACAAATTGGTGCTGAAAAAGTCCCGCAGTTACAGATATTTAATAAACTGGATTTATTGCCGGATCAAACTCCTCGGATTGACCGTGATCCCGAAGGTCGTCCGTTTCGAGTTTGGGTGTCTGCGGAAACCGGCGCAGGTCTTTCTTTAGTGCATCAGGCATTGGGTGAATTATTATGCAATGACTGGGTGAATGAAGAAATTCATTTAACTGCAGCACAAGGTAAGTTGCGTGCTGCTTTGTATAAACTGGGTGCAGTGGTGAGTGAACGGCTGGAGGAGGATGGAGGTTATATGCTGTTAATAAAGTTGCCTCGAGATGAGTATGAGAAGTTGATGAGGGGGTGA
- the ffh gene encoding signal recognition particle protein, with product MFDSLTEKLTQSLKRITGQGRLTEDNIKETLQEVRLALLEADVALPVINDFLTTVRSKALGAEVLRSLKPGEALVKIVHDAILELLGSVYADINLQTQPPAIILLAGLQGSGKTTTTAKLANWLKTRKNKSVLVTSADIYRPAAIAQLKTLAEQIGVEFYPSDASQSPVAIAKGAIQQAKSQFIDVVLIDTAGRLHIDQEMMAEIREIHQAINPIETLFVVDSMTGQDAANTAKAFNDALPLTGIILTKIDGDARGGAALSIRHITGKPIKFVGVGEKIDALDAFYPDRMASRILGMGDILSLVEEVQRKVDQKQAKKLAKKIKKGGKEFDLNDFLMQLQQMRNMGGLSSILSKFPGMAIPPAAQNMVSDKLFKQMEAIINSMTPKERRHVELIGGSRKRRIAAGSGTQVQDINRMLKQFLQMQKMMKKLKGNNMMRMMRNLNMLKGGGMPPTGPMM from the coding sequence ATGTTCGACTCCCTAACAGAAAAATTAACCCAAAGTTTAAAACGTATCACCGGCCAAGGCCGCCTAACTGAAGACAATATTAAAGAAACCTTGCAGGAAGTACGCTTAGCGCTCCTTGAAGCCGACGTGGCTTTGCCGGTTATCAATGATTTTTTAACGACGGTACGCTCTAAAGCCCTAGGCGCCGAGGTTTTACGCAGCTTAAAACCCGGAGAAGCCTTAGTTAAAATCGTCCATGATGCCATCTTAGAGCTACTGGGTTCAGTTTATGCCGATATCAATCTACAAACCCAGCCGCCAGCCATTATTTTGCTGGCTGGATTACAGGGTTCAGGAAAAACCACCACCACAGCAAAACTCGCAAACTGGTTAAAAACACGTAAAAACAAAAGCGTATTAGTCACCAGCGCCGATATTTACCGCCCCGCTGCGATAGCACAGTTAAAAACCCTGGCTGAACAAATTGGCGTCGAATTCTATCCCAGTGACGCCAGTCAATCACCGGTTGCTATTGCAAAGGGTGCTATACAGCAAGCTAAATCACAATTTATTGATGTGGTGCTAATTGATACCGCCGGTCGCTTGCATATCGATCAAGAAATGATGGCGGAAATCCGCGAAATCCACCAAGCCATCAATCCGATAGAGACTTTATTCGTAGTCGATAGCATGACCGGCCAGGATGCCGCCAACACGGCTAAAGCCTTCAATGATGCGCTACCCCTAACCGGAATTATCCTCACCAAAATTGACGGCGACGCACGTGGCGGCGCTGCACTGTCTATTCGACATATCACTGGCAAACCGATTAAGTTTGTCGGCGTAGGCGAAAAAATTGATGCTTTGGACGCATTTTATCCAGATCGTATGGCCTCACGCATTTTGGGTATGGGTGACATTCTTTCTTTGGTTGAAGAGGTGCAGCGCAAGGTAGACCAGAAACAAGCCAAGAAACTTGCCAAAAAAATCAAAAAAGGCGGTAAAGAATTTGATCTGAATGACTTCCTAATGCAATTGCAACAAATGCGCAATATGGGTGGCTTGTCTTCTATTCTAAGTAAATTTCCAGGCATGGCTATTCCACCTGCCGCCCAAAATATGGTGAGTGATAAATTATTCAAGCAAATGGAAGCAATTATTAATTCCATGACACCCAAAGAAAGACGCCATGTAGAATTAATCGGCGGCTCACGCAAACGCCGCATTGCGGCAGGTTCTGGCACTCAGGTGCAAGACATCAATCGTATGCTAAAACAATTTCTGCAGATGCAAAAAATGATGAAAAAACTCAAAGGTAATAATATGATGCGAATGATGCGGAATCTGAATATGTTAAAGGGCGGAGGTATGCCGCCTACCGGACCAATGATGTAA
- the hflC gene encoding protease modulator HflC, protein MHTLKTFFIVVAVIIVIALYSSMYTVSEGQQALLLRLGQIEQTADGKAKVIKPGLHFKIPFLNQVQKFDVRLQMLTVQSSRILTQDQKYVLVDYYIKWRIEDLPLYYQRTGGDPLRAETLLQQQVNGALLTEFGQRTLTEMVSGERVNVMSVLKDSANATAKNLGIWIADVRIKSIDLPKEVSEKVYNNMRTKREQDATQYRADGRAKAEAIKATAEAKAAIAVAQAQVAAANIRAQGVSQASQIYADAYSKSPEFYAFYRSLEAYKVGFNNKTDLLILTPDSEFFKYFNNLPGKAVSSQPSQATGGH, encoded by the coding sequence ATGCATACGTTAAAAACTTTTTTTATAGTAGTAGCTGTCATCATAGTGATTGCTTTATATAGCAGTATGTATACCGTCAGTGAAGGTCAACAGGCACTATTGCTGCGTTTGGGACAAATTGAACAAACGGCAGACGGTAAAGCCAAAGTGATTAAACCTGGGTTACATTTTAAGATCCCATTTTTAAATCAAGTGCAGAAATTTGATGTGCGTTTGCAGATGTTAACTGTGCAATCTTCACGTATTTTAACGCAAGATCAAAAATACGTATTGGTGGATTATTACATCAAATGGCGGATAGAGGATTTGCCATTGTATTATCAACGTACAGGCGGTGATCCTTTACGTGCTGAAACTTTATTGCAGCAGCAGGTAAATGGTGCGCTGCTCACTGAATTTGGCCAACGTACACTGACAGAAATGGTTTCAGGTGAACGGGTGAATGTGATGTCGGTACTGAAAGATAGTGCCAATGCCACTGCAAAAAATTTAGGTATTTGGATAGCGGATGTCCGCATTAAAAGTATAGATTTACCTAAAGAAGTCAGTGAAAAAGTCTACAATAATATGCGCACCAAACGTGAACAAGATGCGACCCAATATCGTGCCGATGGCCGCGCTAAAGCTGAAGCCATAAAAGCAACTGCGGAAGCCAAAGCGGCTATTGCAGTGGCACAAGCGCAAGTTGCAGCTGCTAACATTCGTGCCCAAGGCGTATCACAAGCATCACAAATTTATGCTGATGCTTACAGCAAAAGCCCAGAGTTTTATGCATTTTACCGTAGTCTTGAAGCGTATAAAGTTGGTTTCAATAATAAGACAGATTTGTTAATTCTGACGCCTGATAGCGAATTCTTTAAATATTTTAATAATCTGCCGGGTAAAGCAGTTAGCAGCCAACCCAGTCAAGCAACAGGCGGACATTAA
- a CDS encoding nicotinate phosphoribosyltransferase, whose protein sequence is MPTPTFSPLLTDFYQLAMAFSYWQLNKHQQEAVFHLFFRRHPFQGNYTICCGLENIIDFINHWKFAEAELNYLRTLKSPANTPLFTEEFLKFLAELRFSCDIDAIPEGTVVFPHEPLLRIKGPILQCQLLETALINFINFSSLIATKATRICYAANPNPVIEFGLRRAQGPDGGLLASRAAYIGGCTGTSNVLAGQLYHIPAMGTQAHSWIMAFDDELSAFAGFAKAMPTNVILLVDTYNTLQGIHNAIKIGKTLHEQGHKLLAIRLDSGDLAVLSQAGRKMLDAAGFQETQILASGDLDEYSIANLKANGAAIDLWGVGTRLVTAYDQPAMDFVYKLSAIKNAAQQWDYKLKISDSPNKTTLPGILATRRYFQGGSFLGDVIYDVETGIDDRALFPEAEHQADLLVPIFRGGKQVYTSPEIAMLQKQCIEQLKAFRNSGFDQYAAKLEPRLLDLKLRLSTGASYPL, encoded by the coding sequence ATGCCAACCCCCACCTTCTCCCCCTTATTAACTGACTTTTACCAGCTCGCCATGGCTTTCAGCTATTGGCAACTGAATAAACACCAACAAGAAGCAGTATTCCATTTATTTTTCCGGCGTCACCCGTTTCAAGGAAACTACACGATCTGCTGCGGCCTTGAAAATATCATAGATTTCATCAACCATTGGAAATTTGCTGAAGCTGAACTCAATTACCTACGCACCCTGAAATCCCCTGCCAATACCCCATTATTCACGGAAGAATTTTTAAAATTTCTTGCCGAATTACGTTTCAGCTGCGATATCGATGCTATTCCTGAAGGTACAGTGGTATTCCCTCACGAACCTTTATTGCGCATTAAAGGACCTATTTTGCAGTGTCAGCTGCTAGAAACTGCTTTGATTAACTTCATTAATTTTTCCTCGCTTATTGCCACTAAAGCGACGCGTATCTGCTATGCAGCCAATCCCAATCCGGTTATAGAGTTCGGATTACGGCGCGCCCAAGGTCCTGATGGCGGACTGTTAGCCAGCCGAGCTGCATACATCGGGGGTTGTACAGGTACTTCTAATGTATTAGCCGGCCAGCTTTATCATATTCCCGCCATGGGAACTCAAGCACACAGCTGGATTATGGCCTTCGATGATGAACTGAGTGCTTTTGCGGGTTTTGCTAAGGCTATGCCCACTAACGTGATTTTGCTGGTGGATACTTACAATACCCTGCAAGGTATTCATAACGCCATTAAAATTGGCAAAACCCTGCACGAACAAGGGCATAAACTGCTGGCTATTCGCTTAGACTCAGGTGATCTTGCCGTCTTGAGTCAAGCTGGACGCAAAATGCTCGATGCGGCTGGTTTTCAAGAAACACAGATTTTGGCCAGTGGCGATTTGGACGAATATTCTATAGCTAATTTAAAAGCCAATGGCGCTGCGATTGATCTTTGGGGAGTAGGTACACGCCTGGTGACCGCTTATGACCAACCCGCAATGGACTTTGTTTACAAATTAAGTGCGATAAAAAATGCTGCACAGCAGTGGGACTATAAGCTTAAAATTTCTGATAGCCCAAATAAAACAACTCTACCCGGGATACTTGCCACACGACGTTATTTTCAGGGAGGAAGTTTTCTGGGTGATGTGATTTATGATGTGGAAACGGGTATTGATGATCGCGCTCTGTTTCCTGAAGCAGAGCATCAGGCAGATTTGCTGGTACCGATTTTCCGTGGCGGTAAACAAGTTTACACTAGCCCTGAGATTGCTATGCTGCAAAAGCAATGTATTGAACAGCTTAAGGCGTTTCGCAATAGTGGGTTTGATCAATATGCTGCAAAACTGGAGCCGCGGTTGCTGGATTTGAAGTTAAGACTGTCAACAGGCGCTTCTTACCCCCTTTGA
- the miaA gene encoding tRNA (adenosine(37)-N6)-dimethylallyltransferase MiaA: protein MGPTASGKTALAIELAQQLPCEIISVDSAMVYRGMDIGTAKPTPAERAKAPHRLLDILDPAEPYSAGQFCNDALREIAEITAQGRIPLLVGGTMLYFRALQQGLSNLPSADKIVRERLALQAAASGWPEMHQYLEQFDPEAARRISPNDSQRIARALEVLELTGRPYSEVCAETKPGSPAYHFINIGLIPEDRSWLHARIEQRFKAMLQAGFIEEVAELRRQEGLHADLPSMRAVGYRQVWAYLAGELPRLEMEKNGIIATNGLAKRQLTWLRSWPDLSVISCEDKSPVMKFVELWKSRSDQLLNVTLS from the coding sequence ATGGGCCCAACCGCCAGCGGTAAAACCGCTCTAGCGATTGAATTAGCCCAACAACTCCCTTGCGAAATCATCAGCGTAGATTCCGCTATGGTCTACCGTGGCATGGATATTGGTACCGCCAAACCCACCCCCGCCGAGCGCGCAAAAGCCCCCCATCGTTTGCTGGATATTTTAGATCCGGCAGAACCTTACTCAGCTGGGCAATTCTGCAATGATGCATTGCGTGAAATTGCTGAAATCACCGCTCAGGGGCGCATTCCATTGCTAGTAGGCGGTACAATGCTTTACTTCCGCGCTCTGCAGCAGGGGTTATCGAATTTACCTTCAGCCGACAAAATCGTGCGTGAACGCCTGGCCTTACAGGCAGCGGCATCCGGTTGGCCTGAAATGCATCAGTATCTAGAACAATTTGACCCCGAAGCAGCGCGACGCATCAGCCCCAATGACAGCCAACGCATCGCGCGGGCATTGGAAGTGCTGGAGCTGACCGGACGTCCTTATAGCGAAGTTTGCGCTGAAACTAAGCCAGGTAGCCCGGCCTATCACTTTATTAATATAGGCTTGATACCGGAAGACCGCTCCTGGTTACATGCCCGGATTGAACAGCGGTTTAAAGCCATGCTGCAGGCAGGCTTTATTGAGGAAGTGGCTGAGCTAAGGCGTCAAGAAGGCTTGCATGCTGATTTACCCTCAATGCGGGCAGTGGGCTATCGCCAAGTATGGGCTTATCTGGCAGGGGAACTCCCTAGACTTGAGATGGAAAAAAATGGTATAATTGCCACAAACGGATTAGCTAAAAGACAATTAACTTGGTTGCGTAGTTGGCCTGACTTATCAGTAATTTCCTGTGAAGATAAGTCGCCTGTGATGAAGTTTGTCGAGCTTTGGAAAAGCCGGAGTGATCAGCTATTGAATGTCACGTTGTCTTAA
- the hfq gene encoding RNA chaperone Hfq has protein sequence MTKGHLLQDPFLETLCKEKVPVSIYLVNGIKLQGQIEAFDPTVVLLKNTSSQIVYKHAISTIVPARKVVLEGFNEEEVAETSAA, from the coding sequence ATGACTAAAGGACATCTGCTACAAGATCCTTTTTTGGAGACTTTGTGTAAAGAAAAAGTACCAGTTTCAATTTATCTGGTAAATGGGATTAAACTACAAGGGCAAATAGAAGCCTTTGATCCCACGGTGGTGTTGTTGAAAAACACCTCCAGCCAGATTGTATACAAGCATGCGATTTCAACGATAGTTCCCGCGCGAAAAGTAGTGCTTGAAGGGTTTAATGAAGAGGAAGTCGCTGAAACCTCGGCTGCCTGA
- the hflK gene encoding FtsH protease activity modulator HflK — protein sequence MPWNPSDQNKDPWGRDKNKPQGGPPDLDAVFRQFKNKLMTAFGGKKGGAAGGSGTPVSVNGVPVFFSILIIIALLIVWGLSGIYIVSPADRAVVLRFGEYVRTVGPGPHWIPRFIESEKMVNVQRVSNFTYTSEMLTKDENIVSVTVTVPYRIVDAKNYLFNVVDPDASLEQATASALRQVVGHSTLDQLLTTGRQQIRDQVATQLRQIVESYHSGLLVTDVTLQPIKPPEPVTDAFDDVIKAREDQQSYINKADAYAKQVAAVADGQIARIMQEADAYQKEVVSGSKAATAGFLALLPEYQKNPTVTEARLYLSAMETILTKASKVFVDQKGSNQMFYLPLDKIMATTSQSSPPTAAATPEDNTQQQLAEMSSAIAAAGGNSATGRSGYPVRGGN from the coding sequence ATGCCGTGGAATCCGTCCGACCAAAACAAAGATCCTTGGGGAAGGGATAAGAATAAGCCACAAGGAGGTCCTCCTGATTTAGATGCAGTTTTTCGACAATTTAAAAATAAATTGATGACTGCTTTTGGTGGTAAAAAGGGGGGGGCAGCCGGCGGCTCAGGAACGCCAGTAAGCGTGAATGGGGTGCCGGTGTTTTTTTCTATCCTGATTATCATAGCCTTGCTGATAGTTTGGGGTTTATCAGGGATTTATATTGTTTCTCCGGCTGATCGGGCAGTCGTGCTGCGTTTTGGTGAATATGTCAGAACCGTGGGTCCGGGTCCGCACTGGATTCCACGATTTATAGAATCTGAAAAAATGGTCAATGTGCAGCGTGTGTCCAATTTCACCTACACTTCAGAAATGTTAACCAAGGATGAAAATATAGTTTCCGTCACTGTCACGGTGCCTTACCGCATTGTCGACGCTAAAAATTATTTATTCAACGTAGTTGACCCCGATGCCAGCCTAGAACAAGCCACCGCCAGTGCTCTTCGCCAAGTGGTGGGGCATAGCACTCTGGATCAATTGTTAACCACTGGTCGCCAACAAATACGTGACCAAGTTGCCACGCAGTTGCGGCAGATTGTTGAAAGTTATCACTCAGGCCTTTTAGTCACTGACGTCACTTTGCAACCTATTAAACCACCCGAACCTGTCACCGATGCTTTTGACGATGTGATCAAAGCGCGTGAAGATCAGCAGTCTTATATCAACAAAGCCGACGCCTATGCCAAGCAAGTTGCTGCAGTTGCTGATGGTCAGATTGCTCGTATCATGCAAGAAGCAGATGCCTACCAGAAGGAAGTGGTGTCTGGCTCCAAAGCAGCCACAGCGGGTTTTTTAGCATTATTACCTGAATATCAGAAAAATCCGACTGTAACAGAAGCGCGGTTATATTTGAGCGCGATGGAAACTATTTTAACCAAGGCAAGCAAGGTATTCGTAGATCAAAAAGGTAGTAATCAAATGTTTTATCTACCTTTGGATAAAATTATGGCAACGACTTCTCAGTCTTCACCGCCAACAGCTGCTGCTACACCAGAAGATAATACTCAACAACAATTGGCCGAGATGAGTAGCGCCATTGCAGCGGCAGGTGGAAATAGCGCAACAGGTCGAAGTGGTTATCCGGTTAGGGGAGGTAACTAA
- the ccsA gene encoding cytochrome c biogenesis protein CcsA has translation MHVILPIVCILLYLFSATTQYLGLLGRFRHTGLLVMVSGILAVLTHGELLHSWIDLAIGQNLTFFNMFSFIIWLICLWVLLGTVRHPLQNLCVFTFPLAALSVLLAAVFPGYYVLHTAQNPKQLIHILTAAVAFSVLGVAAFQTVLLRIQEGLLRRNYVGNFIEKLPPLETMERLLFQMIGLGFFLLTLVLITSMYFFNDLFKLPLLQKTILVLIIWVIFAVLLVGRYFFGWRGRKIVYYTFSGFILLTVVYFSS, from the coding sequence ATGCACGTTATATTACCCATTGTGTGCATCTTGCTCTATCTTTTTTCAGCTACAACCCAGTATCTGGGTTTGCTGGGTCGATTCCGGCATACCGGCTTACTTGTGATGGTGTCAGGCATTCTGGCTGTATTGACCCATGGTGAGCTATTGCATAGCTGGATTGACTTGGCTATTGGCCAGAATCTCACTTTTTTTAATATGTTTTCCTTCATCATTTGGCTGATCTGTCTTTGGGTACTCTTGGGGACGGTGCGGCATCCTTTACAGAATTTATGCGTATTTACTTTCCCTTTGGCGGCGCTTTCGGTGTTGTTAGCGGCCGTTTTTCCTGGGTATTATGTATTGCACACAGCACAAAATCCCAAACAATTAATTCACATTTTGACTGCAGCGGTCGCATTTAGTGTATTGGGTGTAGCTGCGTTTCAGACTGTATTGTTACGCATTCAAGAGGGTTTATTGCGGCGTAATTATGTGGGGAATTTTATTGAAAAATTGCCTCCTTTGGAAACGATGGAGCGATTGTTGTTTCAAATGATAGGGTTAGGATTTTTTCTATTGACGCTAGTATTAATTACGAGTATGTATTTTTTTAATGATTTGTTTAAACTACCCTTGCTCCAAAAAACGATCTTGGTGCTGATTATCTGGGTTATTTTCGCAGTTCTGCTGGTGGGGCGTTATTTTTTTGGTTGGCGTGGGCGTAAAATTGTGTATTACACGTTTAGCGGGTTTATTTTATTGACGGTGGTTTACTTTAGTAGCTAA
- a CDS encoding HAD family phosphatase, protein MTIKNLIFDLGGVILNIESALTRQAFTRLGVPDLDILFPHNHGIELFSAYETGKISSESFRKHLKALMHIDDLSDSDFDTAWNAMLLDLPPENLAYIKQLSQHYRTFLFSNTNEIHLTEVLNIAQRCCGVESFADYFEREYYSFRMGMSKPDPASYLEILRQNQLLAEETLFIDDNADNIAGASSVGIQVLHLKNPMKLTEVELIACDDSATTNVQFSEPEVAC, encoded by the coding sequence ATGACCATCAAAAATCTCATTTTCGATTTAGGCGGAGTCATTCTCAATATTGAGAGTGCTTTAACACGCCAAGCATTTACCCGCCTGGGTGTTCCTGATTTAGATATCTTATTCCCACATAATCACGGCATTGAACTGTTTAGCGCCTATGAAACCGGTAAAATTTCTTCAGAGAGTTTTCGCAAACATCTCAAAGCCTTGATGCATATTGATGACTTAAGCGACAGCGATTTCGACACGGCCTGGAACGCCATGCTGCTTGACCTACCTCCTGAAAATCTTGCTTATATTAAACAGCTGTCACAGCATTACCGCACTTTCTTGTTTAGCAATACCAATGAAATACATCTCACTGAAGTGTTGAATATTGCCCAACGTTGTTGTGGTGTTGAATCATTTGCGGATTATTTCGAACGCGAATATTACTCTTTCCGCATGGGGATGAGCAAACCTGATCCCGCTTCATATCTGGAAATTTTGCGGCAAAACCAGCTGTTGGCAGAGGAAACTTTATTTATTGATGATAACGCAGACAATATCGCCGGAGCCAGCTCGGTGGGGATACAGGTATTGCACCTGAAAAACCCTATGAAATTAACCGAAGTTGAATTGATTGCTTGTGACGATTCAGCAACTACAAATGTTCAGTTTTCTGAACCAGAAGTAGCCTGTTAA
- a CDS encoding adenylosuccinate synthase, which produces MAKNIIVVGTQWGDEGKGKIVDLLTDHAAGVVRFQGGHNAGHTLVINGEKTVLRLLPSGILREGVRCFIGNGVVISPEALIKEIKELEEKNIPVSQRLNISQSCCLLLPHHVALDQAREKAKGQAAIGTTGRGIGPAYEDKIARRSLRVMDLLNPELLRIKLQEITDYHNFMLVNYFGLSAISFDKVLDELLAYAEILKPMISDVSLMLESIRAQGGPLLFEGAQGTYLDIDHGTYPFVTSSNTTAGAAATGSGLGPLDFDYVLGIAKAYTTRVGGGPFPSELKDQVGQQLAERGQEFGAVTGRPRRCGWFDVALMRRSVQLNSLSSLCITKLDVLDPFAVLRLCVGYRYQGQLLSVPTADTEVFSQCEPVYEDIEGWQQTTFGITTWNDLPRNAQNYLKRIEELVGVPISIVSTGPDREHTVVLEHPLAGQKRQSRVFSSSRGVFE; this is translated from the coding sequence ATGGCGAAAAATATAATTGTAGTGGGCACGCAATGGGGTGATGAAGGCAAGGGAAAGATTGTTGATTTACTCACAGACCATGCTGCAGGTGTGGTGCGTTTTCAAGGCGGTCACAATGCTGGGCATACTTTGGTTATCAATGGGGAAAAAACGGTTTTGCGACTTTTGCCTTCAGGTATTCTGCGTGAGGGGGTACGTTGTTTTATTGGTAATGGGGTGGTCATATCGCCAGAAGCGTTGATTAAAGAAATAAAGGAACTGGAAGAGAAAAACATTCCGGTATCTCAGCGTCTCAATATCAGTCAGTCTTGCTGTTTGTTACTTCCACATCATGTGGCGTTGGATCAAGCGCGTGAAAAAGCCAAAGGTCAAGCAGCCATTGGTACGACAGGTCGCGGCATTGGTCCCGCGTATGAAGATAAAATTGCGCGCCGTAGTTTGCGCGTGATGGATTTGTTAAATCCAGAACTTTTACGCATAAAGTTGCAGGAAATCACTGACTACCACAATTTTATGTTAGTCAATTATTTTGGCTTGTCTGCTATTTCGTTTGATAAGGTATTGGATGAGTTGTTAGCTTATGCTGAAATTTTAAAACCGATGATTAGCGATGTATCTTTGATGTTAGAATCCATTCGTGCGCAGGGTGGCCCGCTGTTATTTGAGGGTGCGCAAGGCACTTATCTTGATATCGATCATGGCACTTATCCTTTTGTCACTTCTTCTAATACCACAGCCGGCGCAGCGGCGACGGGCAGTGGTTTGGGTCCCTTAGATTTTGATTATGTATTGGGTATTGCGAAGGCTTATACCACGCGTGTCGGCGGTGGTCCATTTCCTTCTGAGCTTAAAGATCAGGTAGGCCAACAATTAGCAGAGCGCGGTCAGGAGTTTGGTGCCGTAACCGGTCGGCCTAGACGTTGTGGTTGGTTTGATGTGGCTTTGATGCGCCGGTCAGTGCAGCTGAATAGTTTATCTAGTTTGTGCATCACTAAATTAGATGTGCTTGATCCGTTTGCGGTGCTGCGTTTGTGTGTTGGGTATCGCTATCAAGGGCAGTTATTATCAGTGCCTACCGCGGATACGGAGGTATTTTCGCAATGTGAACCGGTTTATGAAGATATCGAAGGTTGGCAGCAGACGACATTTGGCATCACGACTTGGAATGATTTGCCCAGAAACGCGCAAAATTATCTTAAGCGTATTGAAGAGTTGGTGGGAGTGCCTATATCCATTGTTTCAACCGGTCCAGATCGGGAGCACACCGTTGTGCTTGAGCATCCGTTGGCGGGGCAAAAGCGTCAGAGTAGGGTTTTTTCTTCGTCTAGGGGTGTTTTTGAATAA